One region of Primulina tabacum isolate GXHZ01 chromosome 17, ASM2559414v2, whole genome shotgun sequence genomic DNA includes:
- the LOC142531001 gene encoding uncharacterized protein LOC142531001, translating into MHPPLTIHRHPMCAEIIEQFQKCHIDHPLGKFFGECTGLKIKLDMCFRQEKVLRRKANFEESKKLKERLRECRKENLETSESKAFARA; encoded by the exons ATGCATCCTCCTCTGACAATCCACAGGCATCCAATGTGTGCCGAA ATTATCGAACAATTCCAGAAGTGTCACATAGACCATCCTCTTGGGAAGTTTTTTGGTGAATGCACAGGCTTGAAAATAAAGCTTGATATGTGTTTCCGTCAAGAA AAAGTTCTTAGACGGAAGGCGAATTTTGAAGAGAGCAAAAAATTGAAAGAGAGATTGAGAGAATGCAGGAAAGAGAACCTTGAGACGAGTGAGTCGAAGGCTTTTGCCCGAGCTTAA
- the LOC142531012 gene encoding protein FAR1-RELATED SEQUENCE 11 — MSEEVGQMMLVYDDPSDRRSLSLDGTSSTEESPDETRLSLETANDMIPYIGQRFLTHDAAYEFYSEFAKRCGFSIRRHRTEGKDGVGKGLTRRYFVCHRAGNTPLKASNENKPQRNRKSSRCGCQAYMRISKSTELGVPDWRVTGFANHHNHELLEPSQVRFLPAYRTISDTDKNRILMFAKTGISVQQMMRLLELEKCVEPGYLPFTEKDVRNLLQSFRKVDPEDESIDLLKMCRNIKDKDPNFKFEFTLDPSGRLENIAWSYASSIQLYEIFGDAVVFDTTHRLTAFDTPLGIWVGMNNYGMPCFFGCVLLREENLRSFSWALKVFLGFMNGKAPQTILTDQNMCLKEAIGMEMPTTKHALCIWLIVAKFPSWFNAVLGEHYNEWKTEFYRLYNLEMTEDFELGWRNMVNSFGLHTNRHIASLYALRSLWALPYLRSHFFAGMTTTGESKAINSFIQRFLSAQTRLAHFVEQAAVVVDFKDQAGEQQTMQQNIQNISLKTGAPMESHAATVLTPFAFSKLQEQLVLAAHYASYQMEDGFLVRHHTKLEGGRKVYWMPREDIISCSCHQFEFSGILCKHALRVLSTGNCFQIPDRYLLLRWRRINMPSNRHQNLQATRNDHSERVQLLQNMVSTLISESAKSNDRLDLATEQISVLISRIREQPISSLGLRELSSAHRSLT; from the exons ATGTCTGAAGAGGTGGGGCAGATGATGTTGGTGTATGATGATCCCTCGGATCGAAGATCCTTGTCTTTGGATGGTACGAGCAGCACCGAGGAATCACCGGATGAAACTAGACTATCTCTAGAGACGGCAAATGATATGATTCCATATATTGGGCAAAGGTTCCTAACGCATGATGCTGCTTATGAATTCTACAGTGAATTCGCGAAACGTTGTGGTTTTTCAATCAGGCGTCATAGGACAGAGGGTAAAGATGGTGTTGGAAAAGGCCTCACCAGGCGCTACTTTGTCTGCCACCGGGCTGGAAATACTCCATTGAAAGCATCCAATGAAAATAAGCCCCAAAGAAACAGGAAATCTTCCCGTTGTGGATGCCAAGCCTATATGCGTATAAGCAAATCAACTGAATTAGGTGTACCAGATTGGCGCGTTACTGGTTTTGCAAACCACCATAATCATGAACTTTTGGAACCAAGTCAAGTGCGCTTTCTTCCTGCGTATCGGACCATATCAGACACAGACAAAAACCGGATTCTAATGTTTGCAAAAACAGGGATCTCGGTACAACAGATGATGAGGCTACTGGAACTGGAAAAGTGCGTCGAGCCTGGATATTTACCCTTCACAGAGAAAGACGTTAGAAATTTGCTTCAGTCTTTCAGAAAAGTAGACCCAGAGGATGAGAGCATAGATTTGCTTAAAATGTGCAGAAATATCAAGGATAAAGATCCCAATTTTAAGTTTGAGTTTACACTTGATCCTAGTGGCAGATTGGAGAATATCGCTTGGTCATATGCCTCATCCATCCAGTTATATGAGATTTTTGGTGATGCAGTGGTGTTTGATACAACACATCGGCTGACTGCATTTGACACGCCTCTGGGAATATGGGTAGGAATGAACAATTATGGCATGCCCTGTTTCTTCGGTTGTGTGCTCCTTCGGGAGGAAAATCTGAGGTCATTCTCATGGGCTTTGAAG GTTTTCCTAGGATTTATGAATGGGAAAGCTCCACAAACAATATTGACTGACCAAAATATGTGCCTCAAAGAAGCAATAGGAATGGAGATGCCCACCACCAAACATGCTCTTTGTATATGGCTTATAGTGGCGAAGTTTCCGTCATGGTTTAACGCAGTTTTGGGAGAGCACTACAATGAATGGAAAACTGAGTTCTATCGACTTTATAATTTGGAAATGACTGAAGATTTTGAATTGGGTTGGAGAAATATGGTGAACTCTTTTGGTTTGCATACAAACAGGCACATAGCTAGCTTGTATGCTCTTAGGTCTCTCTGGGCATTGCCTTACTTGCGAAGCCATTTTTTTGCTGGAATGACCACAACTGGTGAATCAAAGGCAATAAATTCTTTTATCCAACGGTTTTTGAGTGCTCAAACCCGGCTTGCACACTTTGTTGAACAG GCAGCAGTAGTAGTGGATTTTAAGGATCAAGCTGGAGAACAACAAACAATGCAGCAAAATATACAAAACATCAGCCTAAAAACGGGTGCCCCCATGGAATCCCACGCTGCGACAGTTCTTACACCGTTTGCATTTTCCAAGCTCCAAGAACAACTAGTTCTTGCTGCCCACTATGCCTCGTATCAGATGGAGGATGGTTTTCTAGTTAGACACCATACAAAACTTGAGGGGGGTCGGAAAGTTTATTGGATGCCCAGAGAAGACATCATCAGTTGCAGCTGCCACCAGTTCGAGTTCTCTGGAATCCTCTGCAAGCATGCTCTCAGAGTTCTTTCAACTGGGAATTGCTTCCAAATCCCAGATAGGTATCTGCTTCTGCGTTGGCGCAGAATCAACATGCCATCTAACAGACATCAGAATCTTCAGGCCACTCGGAATGATCATTCAGAAAGGGTTCAGCTATTGCAAAACATGGTATCAACTCTTATATCAGAGTCTGCTAAATCAAACGATCGGTTAGATCTAGCAACCGAGCAAATTTCTGTGCTCATATCTCGAATTAGGGAACAACCCATTTCTTCACTTGGTTTGAGAGAACTGTCCTCCGCACACAGGAGTCTAACTTAA